The Meles meles chromosome 6, mMelMel3.1 paternal haplotype, whole genome shotgun sequence genome has a window encoding:
- the LOC123944278 gene encoding olfactory receptor 4F6-like, giving the protein MYEANYSEVTQFVFLGLATYRPVQNFLLAFSTVFYVTIVLGNLLVVYTVTFDPYLHSPMYFLLANLSFIDLCLSTLTVPKMISDLYSGHKTISFQGCVIQIFVLHVLGGSEMVMLVAMALDRYVAICKPLHYLTIMSPQMCILLLSGAWAIGLIHSVAQLAFVVHLPFCGPNEIDSFYCDLPWFIKLACMDTYRMEFMVTANSGFISMGTFVLLLISYIFILVTVWKHSSGGLSKAFSTLSAHITVVILFFGPCIFVYVWPFPTVSVDKFLAILDFMITPILNPIIYTLRNKDMKMAMKRLHRQNKNYKNNFY; this is encoded by the coding sequence ATGTATGAAGCAAATTACTCTGAAGTGACTCAATTTGTATTCTTGGGACTCGCTACCTATAGACCAGTGCAGAATTTTCTTCTTGCCTTCTCTACAGTGTTTTATGTAACAATTGTTTTGGGAAACCTCCTTGTGGTGTACACAGTGACCTTTGACCCTTACTTACATTCCCCCATGTACTTCCTTTTGGCCAATCtctcatttattgatttgtgtctTTCTACCTTAACGGTTCCTAAGATGATATCTGATCTGTACTCAGGACACAAAACCATATCCTTTCAGGGATGTGTTATCCAGATATTTGTCCTTCATGTCCTGGGTGGATCAGAGATGGTGATGCTTGTCGCCATGGCCTTGGACAGGTATGTGGCCATATGTAAGCCCCTCCACTACCTGACAATCATGAGCCCACAGATGTGCATTTTGCTTCTGTCTGGTGCTTGGGCTATTGGCCTCATACATTCAGTGGCCCAGTTAGCTTTTGTTGTCCATTTGCCTTTTTGTGGTCCTAATGAGATAGATAGTTTTTACTGTGACCTTCCTTGGTTTATCAAACTTGCCTGCATGGACACCTACAGAATGGAATTCATGGTTACTGCCAACAGTGGGTTTATTTCCATGGGCACCTTTGTTTTACTGCTTATCTCCTATATCTTCATCTTGGTCACTGTATGGAAACATTCCTCAGGTGGTTTGTCTAAGGCCTTTTCTACTCTCTCAGCTCACATCACCGTGGTGATTTTGTTCTTTGGACCATGCATCTTTGTTTATGTGTGGCCATTTCCCACTGTGTCAGTGGATAAATTTCTTGCCATTTTGGACTTTATGATTACACCTATTCTGAATCCTATTATCTACACATTGAGGAACAAGGACATGAAGATGGCAATGAAAAGACTGCATAGACAA